AGCAGCTGCTGGCGCTGCGGGAGGAAGTCGATCGACTCGGTCAGCCGCCGAGTGGCTACGGCGTTCTGCTTTCCTCGCACGACGACGAGACCGTCGACGTGTTCACCTCGGGCCGCAAGATGCGCCTGACCTGCTCGCCGAACATCGACGTGTCGGCGCTGCGGAAGGGTCAGACCGTCCGCCTCAACGAAGCCCTCACCGTCGTCGAGGCCGGGACGTTTGAGTCGGTCGGTGAGATCTCGACTTTGCGCGAGGTACTCAACGACGGCCACCGGGCGCTGGTCGTCGGCCACGCCGACGAGGAGAGAATCGTCTGGCTCGCGGAGCCACTGGTCGCGGAGGATTTACCGGACGGGGTTCCCGACGCACTCAACGACGACACCAGGCCGCGCAAGTTGCGGCCTGGCGATTCTCTGCTGGTCGACACCAAGGCCGGCTACGCCTTCGAGCGCATTCCCAAAGCCGAAGTCGAGGACCTCGTGCTGGAAGAGGTGCCCGACGTCAGCTACGAGGACATCGGTGGCCTGACCCGGCAGATCGAGCAGATCCGCGACGCCGTCGAGCTGCCGTTCCTGCACAAGGAGCTGTATCGCGAGTACGCGCTGCGTCCGCCCAAGGGTGTGTTGCTCTACGGCCCACCCGGATGCGGTAAGACGCTGATCGCCAAGGCCGTCGCCAACTCGTTGGCCAAGAAGATGGCGGAGGTGCGCGGCGACGACGCCCGCGAGGCCAAGAGCTACTTCCTGAACATCAAGGGCCCCGAGCTGTTGAACAAGTTCGTGGGCGAGACCGAGCGGCACATCCGGCTGATCTTCCAGCGCGCCCGGGAGAAGGCCTCGGAGGGAACCCCGGTGATCGTGTTCTTCGACGAGATGGACTCGATCTTCCGGACCCGCGGCACCGGCGTCTCGTCCGACGTCGAGACCACGGTGGTCCCTCAGCTGCTCAGCGAGATCGACGGTGTCGAGGGCCTCGAGAACGTCATCGTGATCGGTGCCTCCAACCGCGAGGACATGATCGATCCCGCGATTCTGCGGCCGGGACGTTTGGACGTGAAGATCAAGATCGAGCGGCCGGATGCCGAAGCGGCACAGGACATCTTCTCCAAGTACCTGGTCGAGTCGTTGCCGGTGCATGCCGACGACCTCGCCGAGTTCGACGGCGACCGGGCCGCGTGCATCCGGGCGATGATCGAGAAGGTCGTGGAGCGGATGTACGCCGAAATCGACGACAACCGGTTCCTGGAGGTCACCTACGCCAATGGTGACAAGGAAGTCATGTACTTCAAGGACTTCAACTCCGGGGCGATGATCCAGAACGTCGTCGACCGCGCGAAGAAGAACGCGATCAAGTCGGTGCTGGAGACCGGTCAGCCCGGCCTGCGTATCCAGCACCTGCTCGACTCGATCGTCGACGAGTTCGCCGAGAACGAGGATCTGCCCAACACCACCAACCCCGACGACTGGGCGCGGATCTCGGGCAAGAAGGGCGAGCGGATCGTCTACATCCGCACGCTGGTCACCGGCAAGTCGTCGAGCGCATCGCGGGCCATCGACACCGAATCGAACCTCGGCCAGTACCTGTAGTGCTCCTCGTCCAGTACCTGTAGTGCTCTGAGCCGCGCCGCGCCTCGGACCGCGCTTGAAGTCTTTGCGCGTGCCGCGGTGCGGGTCAGGGGAATTCGAACGAGTAGCTGTTGGTCAGATCGTCCTGCATGACGCGGGCCGGTCGAGACGTGGTGTCCACTCGTAGCGTCTCGGCGAGCACGCGCGCCCGATAGCTCCACCCCGGCGGCAGGCAAAGCCGCCCGGCCAGCCCGGCCAGGTCGGCGCGCGACAGCCTGGGGTCGGCGACCTGGCTCCAGGTCTGCATGACCCAGCGGCCGCCGTCGGGATCGATCAGCTCGTAGATCTCTTCGCCGGCGTTGAAGACGAACACCGTGTTGCGGTTGACCTCGTTGACGGTGTATGGCGCGGGGTTCATCGATGACAGCGCCACGGTGGCCTGTTTGATCATCTCGATGCCGCCGAACGTCATCCGCTCCGGCGCGCCCTCCGCGTGCTTCTCGATGTCGTTCATCAGCCAGTAGCGCGGACCGTTGAGCAACGCCGCAGCCACACCGTGTTCGGCGGCGATCGCCTGCGGGTCGAGCGTGGACCACAGCTTGTCCGGGCAGTCGTTGAGCGGGAAGCTGTTGTAGACGGTGGCCTGCGGACCGGATTCGCCGACCTCGACGAGAAGTACTTCGCCATAACGCTTCCCAGACACGTCGGACATGTGCTCAGGCACTTTCGGTCGTGTCGTGCTCGTGGGCGAGGTTGCCATGGGAGTGGTGGTAGCGGTTGCGTGCCGTCAGCGCAATGTGCAGATCGCCGATCAGGGGGTCGAGAAACATGCCCCGGTATTCGTCGTCGTCGACGGCGCGGGCACTGATGTACATGAACGTCAGCGCGCCGATGAACAGGCAGGTGTGGATCAGCGAGTCGGGTGCCGGGAAGGTGAACCCGAACACCGTCGAGGTCAAGGTGTCGGTGTGCGTCCATTCCCTGATCAGCGGCGGCGTCAAGATGATCAGTCCCAGGATGAGATACATGGTGGCCCCCACGGCGGCCACCACCAGGATCTCGATTAGCTGCGACACGGCCAACAGGAACACCACGTTGAGGCTTTCGGCCCGGGTGAGCGGCAAGCCCGGCGGCGGATCGGGCATCGCCACAAATGGTGTGCCGCTGAGGGTCTCGCCGCTTTCCGGCGGTGCGGCCGCCGCCTTCAGTAGCGGCCGCACGCGTTCCACCGTCTTGGACACGACGAAGGTCCCGGCGATGGCGAGCAGGAAGACAATCGCCAAGGTCAGCCGCTGCCCGCTGATGTGCGCGGCCATCAGCCAGACATAGGTGTTGAAGAAGACCAACGCGGTCAGCAAGACGATGGGCAGGGCCCGAACCGCCAGCGCGCCGACGGTCGACAGATGCTCCAGGGTCATCCGCACCGCCCACGCGAGCACCGAGCCGACACCGCAGCCGGTCAACACCAGCACCAGGATCAGGATGACGGCGTCCCGAGTCAGCTGAATCGGGCCGGATTCGATGATCCCGCACGCGACGGCGAAGGCCACCGACGCGGTCGCGACGAGCGCGCGGGTGCGCCCGCTCGAAACCCGGGACACCAGCCAGCCGAGCAGCGCAGCCAGCGGGATTGCCGCCGCGAGCAGGCCCAGGATTAGCCACTGCGAACTCGTCGGCGTGTTCTGGATGTGGACGTCGTTGCCGTCGCTGACGAAATACACGCCCAGCAGGCAGGCCTCCACCACGGCCCACGCCGCCACCATCGGCGCACAGCGCGGCCACAGCCGCCGCCAGCGGCCCCGCCGGGTCAGCACCAACGGCAAACCACGGTCCAGGAACCACTGCTCAGCCGCTTTCCGGCGGGCGCGGGTCGCGCGCCGAGTTACGTCCACACCGCGTCACCCTAATGGCGCAGCGGCAACGCGCTGGCGGTTTCGGGCCACGTCAAGGCGGTCCCCAGCGCGGGCACTGATCGCCGCTCCGCCTAGGCTGGTGGCATGCAACGGATTATCGGGACGGAGGTCGAGTACGGCATTTCGTCGCCGTCCGACCCGACCGCCAACCCGATTCTGACATCGACCCAAGCGGTGCTGGCCTACGCGGCAGCGGCCGGCATTCAGCGTGCCAAGCGCACCCGGTGGGACTACGAGGTGGAATCGCCGCTGCGCGATGCCCGTGGTTTTGACCTGAGCCGCTCGGCCGGGCCGCCGCCGGTGGTCGACGCGGACGAGGTCGGCGCGGCCAACATGATCCTGACCAACGGGGCGCGACTCTACGTCGATCACGCGCACCCCGAATACTCGGCGCCCGAGTGCACCGATCCGCTGGACGCGGTGATCTGGGACAAGGCCGGGGAACGCGTGATGGAGGCCGCGGCCCGACACGTGGCCAGTGTGCCGGGTGCGGCCAAGCTGCAGCTGTACAAGAACAACGTCGACGGCAAGGGCGCGTCGTACGGGGCGCACGAGAACTACCTGATGTCGCGGCAGACGCCGTTTTCGGCGATCATCGCCGGGCTGACCCCGTTTTTTGTGTCCCGTCAGGTGGTCACCGGCTCCGGCCGGGTCGGCATCGGACCCTCCGGCGACGAGCCCGGCTTTCAGTTGTCCCAGCGGTCGGACTACATCGAGGTCGAGGTCGGGCTGGAGACCACGCTCAAGCGCGGCATCATCAACACCCGCGACGAACCGCACGCCGACGCCGACCGGTACCGGCGGCTGCACGTCATCATCGGCGACGCGAACCTCGCCGAAACCTCGACCTACCTCAAGCTGGGCACCACCGCCCTAGTGCTGGATCTGATCGAAGAGGGCCCGATGCACGGCATCGACCTGAGCGATCTCGCGTTGGCCCGGCCGGTGCACGCGGTCCATGCCATCAGCCGCGACCCGTCGCTTCGGGTGGCGGTCGCTCTCGCCGACGGCCGGGAACTGACCGGCCTTGCGCTGCAACGGATTTACCTGGACCGGGTGGCCAAATTGGTCGACGGCCGCGACCCAGATCCGCGCGCGTCCCACATCGTCGAGACCTGGGCGCACGTGCTCGACTTGCTCGAGCGCGACCCGATGGAGTGCGCGGAGCTGCTGGACTGGCCGGCCAAGCTGCGACTGCTCGAAGGCTTCCGGCAGCGGGAGAATTTGAGCTGGTCGGCGCCCCGCCTGCACCTCGTGGACCTGCAATATTCCGATGTCCGGCTGGACAAGGGTCTGTACAACCGACTGGTGGCGCGCGGCTCAATGCAGCGGCTTGTCACCGAACAGCAGGTACTCGACGCCGTCGACAACCCGCCGACCGACACCCGCGCGTACTTCCGCGGCGAATGTCTGCGCCGGTTTGGGGCTGACATTGCGGCGGCCAGTTGGGACTCGGTCATTTTCGATCTCGGCGGCGATTCACTGGTGCGCATTCCCACGCTGGAGCCGCTGCGGGGCAGCAAGGCCCACGTCGGAGCGCTACTGGACTCGGTGGACAGTGCCGTTCAACTGGTGGAACAACTGACCAGCTAAGGCTTGTTAAGCAAAGATCGACGGGTTTGACCCGGTAGGGTAGAGAGACCAGCGGGCATGTTTACCGGCGGTGAGCAGGGCCCACACGAAGCAGGAGGCGGCGATGGCGCAGGAGCAGACGAAGCGTGGCGGTGGTGGCGACGACGACGATGAGGTCGTTGGCACGACGGCTGCCGGCCAGGAGCGTCGCGAGAAACTGACCGAGGAAACCGACGATCTGCTCGACGAGATTGACGACGTCCTGGAGGAAAACGCGGAGGACTTCGTCCGCGCGTACGTCCAAAAGGGCGGACAGTGACCTGGTCGTTCCCTGATCGTCTGTCCACCAACTCGGCTCTCCCCGGATTTTCCGCTGTCAATACCTCGTCGTTCGCCGACCTGTTGCGCCGCGAGGCACCCGAATTGCTGCCCGCGGTCCTCGGCGGCGGCGGCCAATCCGGCGGCGAGGCCGCGCATCTGCCACACGGCACCACGATCGTCGCGCTGAAGTACCCCGGCGGTGTCTTGATCGCCGGTGACCGCCGTTCCACCCAGGGCAACATGATCGCCGGTCGCGACGTCAAGAAGGTGTACATCACCGACGACTACACCGCGACCGGCATCGCCGGCACGGCCGCGATCGCGGTCGAATTCGCCCGCTTGTACGCCGTAGAGCTCGAGCACTACGAGAAGCTGGAAGGTGTGCCGCTGACGTTCGCCGGCAAGGTGAACCGGCTGGCGATCATGGTTCGCGGCAACCTGCCGGCCGCCATGCAGGGGCTGGTCGCGCTGCCGCTGCTGGTGGGCTACGACATCCACGCGGCCGACGCGGAAAGCGCCGGGCGGATCGTGTCGTTCGACGCGGCCGGCGGCTGGAATATCGAGGAAGAGGGCTACCAGTCGGTGGGGTCGGGTTCAATCTTCGCCAAGTCCTCGATGAAAAAGTTGTACGCCCAAGTCAGCGATGTCGATTCCGCGCTGCGGGTGGCCGTGGAGTCGCTCTACGACGCCGCCGATGACGATTCCGCCACCGGCGGACCGGATCTGGTGCGCGGCATCTTCCCGACGGCGGTTACCATCGGCGCCGACGGCGCGGTCGAGGTGACCGAGGGACGGATTGCCGAATTGGCCCGTCAGGTTATCGAAAGCCGCTCGCGTGCCGACACTTTCGGCCCGGATGGCGGTGAAAAGTGAGCTTCCCGTATTTCATCTCGCCTGAACAGGCGATGCGTGAGCGCAGCGAACTGGCGCGCAAGGGCATCGCGCGGGGCCGCAGCGTCGTGGCGCTGGCCTACTCCGCCGGGGTGCTGTTCGTCGCGGAGAACCCGTCGCGGTCGCTGCAGAAGATCAGCGAACTCTATGACCGGGTGGGCTTCGCCGCGGTCGGCCGGTTCAACGAATTCGACAATTTGCGGCGCGGCGGAATCCAGTTCGCCGACACCCGGGGCTACGCCTACGACCGCCGCGACGTCACCGGCCGCCAACTCGCCAACGTCTATGCGCAGACGCTGGGGACCATCTTCACCGAGCAGGCCAAGCCGTACGAGGTCGAGCTGTGCGTCGCCGAGGTGGCCCACTACGGCGAGACGAAAGCGCCTGAGATGTACCGGATCACCTACGACGGCTCGATCGCCGACGAACCGCACTTCGTGGTGATGGGCGGCACCACCGAGCCGATCGCCACCGCGCTCAAGGACTCCTACGCCGAAAACGCCGACCTACACGATGCCCTGGGCGTCGCGGTCAAGGCGTTGCGCGCCGGTGCCGCGGAATCCTCCAACGGTGACGCGCCGGCCCTGGACGTCGGCAGCCTGGAGGTCGCCATCCTGGACGCGAACCGGCCGCGACGCGCATTTCAGCGGATCGGGCGCTCCGCCCTGGAAAACCTCCTGCAGGAAACGGATTCGTCCGGCCCTAAGCCGGAGAATTCCGACTCCTAGCTGGTTTCGGGGCTGGTTTCGGGGCTGGTTTCGGGGCTGGTTTCGGGGCTCGGTTCGCGGCTCGTTTTGCGCCGTGGGCGCGGCTTTCTCACCTTCCCACGGGCACAGCAAGTACGCTCAATTGTGTGCAGCGACGAATCATGGGCATCGAGACCGAGTTCGGTGTCACCTGCACATTCCACGGCCATCGACGGCTGAGCCCGGACGAGGTAGCCCGCTACCTTTTTCGCCGGGTTGTCTCCTGGGGTCGCAGCTCCAACGTCTTCCTGCGTAACGGCGCCCGCCTTTACCTCGACGTCGGCAGTCACCCGGAGTACGCCACCGCCGAGTGCGACAGTCTGGTGCAGCTGGTCACGCACGACCGGGCCGGGGAATGGGTGCTGGAGGACCTACTGGTCGACGCCGAACAGCGACTAGCCGACGAAGGCATCGGCGGCGACATTTACCTGTTCAAGAACAACACCGACTCGGCGGGCAACTCGTACGGATGCCATGAGAACTACCTGATCGTGCGGGCCGGCGAGTTCTCCCGGATCTCCGACGTGCTGCTGCCGTTCCTGGTCACCCGCCAGCTGATCTGCGGGGCCGGCAAGGTGCTGCAGACACCCAAGGCGGCGACGTTCTGCCTTTCCCAACGTGCCGAGCACATCTGGGAAGGCGTGTCGTCGGCCACCACGCGGAGCCGCCCCATTATCAACACCCGCGACGAGCCGCACGCCGACGCCGAGAAGTACCGGCGGCTGCACGTCATCGTCGGCGACTCGAACATGTGCGAGACCACCACGATGCTCAAGGTCGGGACCGCGGCGCTGGTGCTGGAGATGATCGAGGCCGGCGTGCCGTTCCGGGACTTTTCCCTGGACAACCCGATCCGCGCGATCCGGGAGGTCAGCCACGACATCACAGGTCGCCGGCCGGTCCGGCTGGCCGGCGGGCGGCAGGCCAGCGCGCTGGACATCCAGCGCGAGTACTACAGCCGCGCCGTCGAGCACCTGCAGACTCGCGAACCCAACGCGCAGATCGAGCAGGTCGTGGACCTGTGGGGGCGTCAGCTCGACGCGGTCGAGAGCCAGGACTTCGCCAAGGTCGACACCGAGATCGACTGGGTGATCAAGCGCAGGCTGTTCCAGCGCTACCAGGACCGCTACAACATGGAGCTGTCCGACCCCAAAATTGCCCAGCTGGACCTGGCCTACCACGACATCAAGCGCGGCCGCGGCGTCTTCGACCTGCTGCAGCGCAAAGGGCTGGCGGCGCGTGTCACCACCGACGAGGACATCGCGGAGGCCGTCGACAACCCGCCGCAGACCACCCGCGCGCGGCTGCGTGGCGAGTTCATCAGCGCCGCTCAGGCGGCTGGCCGCGACTTCACCGTCGATTGGGTGCACCTCAAGCTCAACGACCAGGCGCAGCGCACCGTGCTGTGCAAGGACCCGTTCCGGGCCGTCGACGAACGGGTGAAGCGGCTCATCGCCAGCATGTAGCGCAACCGAGACGGCTGTGGTTGATGAGGCGGCTGAGTCGTACGGCCCGTCGGTGCACGCGACGGGTGCGGGCCATCTAATCTGGAGCAAATGGCGACCTCGAAAGTCGAACGGTTGGTCAATCTCGTCATCGCTCTGCTGTCCACTCGTGGCTACATCACCGCGGAGAAAATCCGGTCCAGCGTGGCCGGCTATTCGGAAAGCCCCAGTCTGGAAGCCTTTTCCCGAATGTTCGAGCGGGACAAGAACGAACTGCGTGACCTCGGGATCCCGCTCGAGGTCGGCCGGGTATCGGCGATGGACCCCACCGAGGGCTATCGGATCAACCGCGACGCGTACGCGCTGCCGCCGGTCGAGCTGACCGCCGACGAGGCTGCCGCGGTCGCCGTCGCCACCCAGCTGTGGGAGTCACCCGAGCTGATCACCGCGACCCAGGGCGCGTTGCTCAAGCTGCGCGCCGCCGGTGTCGACGTCGATCCGTTGGACACCGGGACTCAGGTGGCGATCGCCTCGCCGGAGGGCATCCCGGGTCTGCGCGGATCGGAGGAGGTACTCGGAATCCTATTGTCCGCCATCGATTCTCGGCAGGCGGTACAGTTCCCGCACCGGCCTTCGCGTACCGAGCCGTACACCACGCGCACGGTCGAGCCTTGGGGCGTGGTCACCGAGAAGGGCCGCTGGTATCTGGTCGGCCACGACCGTGACCGCGACGCCACCCGCACCTTCCGGCTGTCCCGTATCGGCGCCGAAGTCCAGCCGATCGGCCCGCCCGGCGCGGTCACCGTTCCCGACGGCGTCGACCTGCGCAAGATCGTCGCCCAGACGGTCAGCGAGGTTTCGGGGACATCCACCGGTGTCCAGGCGCTGGTCTGGGTCGCCGACGGACGCGCCACCGCGCTGCGCCGGGCGGGGCGGTCCACCGGCGCCCGGCAGCTGGGCGGGCGCGACGGTGAGGTGATCGAGATCGAGATCGGCTCGCTCGACGGGCTGGCCCGCGAGATCGCCGGATACGGTCCCGACGCCGTCGTCCTCGAGCCGCAGTCGCTGCGCGACGACGTGGTGGCCCGGCTGCGTGCCCACCAGGAGTGGCGGCCATGACTCCCGTGTCGACCCGACTGGTCCGGCTGCTCAACATGGTTCCGTATTTCCAGGCCAACCCGCGCATCACCCGGGCCGAGGCCGCCGCCGAGCTAGGGGTGACCACCAAGCAGCTCGAAGAGGACCTCAACCAGCTCTGGATGTGCGGGCTTCCCGGCTATTACCCCGGCGACCTGATCGACTTCGAGTTCTCCGGCGACACCATCGAGGTGACGTTTTCGGCCGGCATCGACCGACCGTTGAAGCTGACTTCGCCGGAGGCGACCGGCCTGCTGGTCGCGTTGCGGGCGCTGGCGGACATCCCCGGCGTGGTCGACCCGGCGGCGGCGCGCAGCGCGATCGCCAAGATCGCGGCGGCGGCCGGCGCCGCGGAACACGACTCGGCGGGCTCGGCGGCCGCCATCGACGAGCCGGCACCCATCGAGAATCGTGCGGCGGCCACGGTGCGCACCGCAGTCCAATACCAGCGCGCGCTGGCGATCGATTATTACTCCGCCTCGCACGACACCCTGACCAGCCGGATCGTCGATCCCATCCGGGTGTTGCTGATTGGCGGGCACAGCTACCTGGAGGCGTGG
This Mycobacterium simiae DNA region includes the following protein-coding sequences:
- the prcB gene encoding proteasome subunit beta produces the protein MTWSFPDRLSTNSALPGFSAVNTSSFADLLRREAPELLPAVLGGGGQSGGEAAHLPHGTTIVALKYPGGVLIAGDRRSTQGNMIAGRDVKKVYITDDYTATGIAGTAAIAVEFARLYAVELEHYEKLEGVPLTFAGKVNRLAIMVRGNLPAAMQGLVALPLLVGYDIHAADAESAGRIVSFDAAGGWNIEEEGYQSVGSGSIFAKSSMKKLYAQVSDVDSALRVAVESLYDAADDDSATGGPDLVRGIFPTAVTIGADGAVEVTEGRIAELARQVIESRSRADTFGPDGGEK
- the pafA gene encoding Pup--protein ligase: MQRRIMGIETEFGVTCTFHGHRRLSPDEVARYLFRRVVSWGRSSNVFLRNGARLYLDVGSHPEYATAECDSLVQLVTHDRAGEWVLEDLLVDAEQRLADEGIGGDIYLFKNNTDSAGNSYGCHENYLIVRAGEFSRISDVLLPFLVTRQLICGAGKVLQTPKAATFCLSQRAEHIWEGVSSATTRSRPIINTRDEPHADAEKYRRLHVIVGDSNMCETTTMLKVGTAALVLEMIEAGVPFRDFSLDNPIRAIREVSHDITGRRPVRLAGGRQASALDIQREYYSRAVEHLQTREPNAQIEQVVDLWGRQLDAVESQDFAKVDTEIDWVIKRRLFQRYQDRYNMELSDPKIAQLDLAYHDIKRGRGVFDLLQRKGLAARVTTDEDIAEAVDNPPQTTRARLRGEFISAAQAAGRDFTVDWVHLKLNDQAQRTVLCKDPFRAVDERVKRLIASM
- a CDS encoding helix-turn-helix transcriptional regulator, with amino-acid sequence MTPVSTRLVRLLNMVPYFQANPRITRAEAAAELGVTTKQLEEDLNQLWMCGLPGYYPGDLIDFEFSGDTIEVTFSAGIDRPLKLTSPEATGLLVALRALADIPGVVDPAAARSAIAKIAAAAGAAEHDSAGSAAAIDEPAPIENRAAATVRTAVQYQRALAIDYYSASHDTLTSRIVDPIRVLLIGGHSYLEAWSREAEGVRLFRFDRIVEATELGEPSAPPEPARQAPPDTSLFDGDPALPAAKLRVAPSASWVFEYYPMRDVRELPDGSYETVMTYASEEWMTRLVLGFGADVQVLEPESLARRVRDAATAALQSYQAVPS
- the dop gene encoding pup deamidase/depupylase, whose product is MQRIIGTEVEYGISSPSDPTANPILTSTQAVLAYAAAAGIQRAKRTRWDYEVESPLRDARGFDLSRSAGPPPVVDADEVGAANMILTNGARLYVDHAHPEYSAPECTDPLDAVIWDKAGERVMEAAARHVASVPGAAKLQLYKNNVDGKGASYGAHENYLMSRQTPFSAIIAGLTPFFVSRQVVTGSGRVGIGPSGDEPGFQLSQRSDYIEVEVGLETTLKRGIINTRDEPHADADRYRRLHVIIGDANLAETSTYLKLGTTALVLDLIEEGPMHGIDLSDLALARPVHAVHAISRDPSLRVAVALADGRELTGLALQRIYLDRVAKLVDGRDPDPRASHIVETWAHVLDLLERDPMECAELLDWPAKLRLLEGFRQRENLSWSAPRLHLVDLQYSDVRLDKGLYNRLVARGSMQRLVTEQQVLDAVDNPPTDTRAYFRGECLRRFGADIAAASWDSVIFDLGGDSLVRIPTLEPLRGSKAHVGALLDSVDSAVQLVEQLTS
- the arc gene encoding proteasome ATPase, whose product is MGDSERSEAFGINRETGMSSEDAAELEQLRREAAALREQLEQATESYGGTRSARDVHQLEARIDSLAARNSKLMETLKEARQQLLALREEVDRLGQPPSGYGVLLSSHDDETVDVFTSGRKMRLTCSPNIDVSALRKGQTVRLNEALTVVEAGTFESVGEISTLREVLNDGHRALVVGHADEERIVWLAEPLVAEDLPDGVPDALNDDTRPRKLRPGDSLLVDTKAGYAFERIPKAEVEDLVLEEVPDVSYEDIGGLTRQIEQIRDAVELPFLHKELYREYALRPPKGVLLYGPPGCGKTLIAKAVANSLAKKMAEVRGDDAREAKSYFLNIKGPELLNKFVGETERHIRLIFQRAREKASEGTPVIVFFDEMDSIFRTRGTGVSSDVETTVVPQLLSEIDGVEGLENVIVIGASNREDMIDPAILRPGRLDVKIKIERPDAEAAQDIFSKYLVESLPVHADDLAEFDGDRAACIRAMIEKVVERMYAEIDDNRFLEVTYANGDKEVMYFKDFNSGAMIQNVVDRAKKNAIKSVLETGQPGLRIQHLLDSIVDEFAENEDLPNTTNPDDWARISGKKGERIVYIRTLVTGKSSSASRAIDTESNLGQYL
- the prcA gene encoding proteasome subunit alpha, whose protein sequence is MSFPYFISPEQAMRERSELARKGIARGRSVVALAYSAGVLFVAENPSRSLQKISELYDRVGFAAVGRFNEFDNLRRGGIQFADTRGYAYDRRDVTGRQLANVYAQTLGTIFTEQAKPYEVELCVAEVAHYGETKAPEMYRITYDGSIADEPHFVVMGGTTEPIATALKDSYAENADLHDALGVAVKALRAGAAESSNGDAPALDVGSLEVAILDANRPRRAFQRIGRSALENLLQETDSSGPKPENSDS
- a CDS encoding helix-turn-helix transcriptional regulator; amino-acid sequence: MATSKVERLVNLVIALLSTRGYITAEKIRSSVAGYSESPSLEAFSRMFERDKNELRDLGIPLEVGRVSAMDPTEGYRINRDAYALPPVELTADEAAAVAVATQLWESPELITATQGALLKLRAAGVDVDPLDTGTQVAIASPEGIPGLRGSEEVLGILLSAIDSRQAVQFPHRPSRTEPYTTRTVEPWGVVTEKGRWYLVGHDRDRDATRTFRLSRIGAEVQPIGPPGAVTVPDGVDLRKIVAQTVSEVSGTSTGVQALVWVADGRATALRRAGRSTGARQLGGRDGEVIEIEIGSLDGLAREIAGYGPDAVVLEPQSLRDDVVARLRAHQEWRP
- a CDS encoding ubiquitin-like protein Pup: MAQEQTKRGGGGDDDDEVVGTTAAGQERREKLTEETDDLLDEIDDVLEENAEDFVRAYVQKGGQ